From the genome of Geothrix sp. 21YS21S-4, one region includes:
- the fliD gene encoding flagellar filament capping protein FliD produces MASTLSFQGITSGLQTDSLIDAIIQQDGQPLQRLKDRQTLNTNRAAALKSMRTSMLSLSVGVASLSDALAAKTVSSTDANQSFVSATATGATNGTYQVKVASIATKGQVSIGVADPNAAILSSSSGSFAVQGTDGTVKAFTLTNNNLNGLRDAINASGAGVTATIVNTGSGATPYQLIVTANDTGTGTTGGTVRLAAIDNADGTPTTVDSSIAGLDGGALTGTFAAPTGLSGGLQSSGAGVAQDAVFSVNGVQMTRKTNVVKDAVDGVTFTLKKGDTTNDTTLTIAQDTGAATTALQSLISQYNSLLKTYKDASTPVNDGSGTITHQPLEGDSVARNMMSQLRSALTGGASGLPSSATYKSGANVGIKTNADGTLSLDATTFKNALENDPKAVARVFGMSGTSTAGGVQFSSGTSATATGDIGFNLTYGAGGAVSGSLTYQGTTYSGLTGTNGTLQGLAGTPLEGLVLGVTASGSGTLTVSRGIGQQLQDAISSLTSYSGVLQQTQASIDSQNKALTSRIDQQQALLDKRKTTLKAQFDAMESTLAQLRTASSGLTGLS; encoded by the coding sequence ATGGCATCCACACTGAGTTTCCAGGGAATCACCTCCGGTCTTCAGACCGATTCGCTGATCGACGCCATCATCCAGCAGGATGGGCAGCCTTTGCAGCGTCTGAAGGATCGCCAGACCCTGAACACCAATCGAGCCGCCGCATTGAAGTCGATGCGGACGAGCATGCTGAGCCTTTCCGTCGGGGTGGCCAGCCTGTCCGACGCGCTGGCGGCCAAGACCGTCAGCAGCACGGACGCGAACCAGAGCTTCGTGTCGGCCACGGCCACCGGCGCCACCAACGGAACCTACCAGGTAAAGGTGGCCTCCATCGCCACCAAGGGCCAGGTGTCCATCGGCGTCGCGGATCCCAACGCCGCCATCCTCAGTTCCTCCTCGGGCAGCTTCGCCGTCCAGGGAACGGACGGCACGGTGAAGGCGTTCACGCTCACCAACAACAACCTCAACGGCCTCCGGGACGCGATCAACGCCTCCGGCGCGGGCGTGACGGCGACCATTGTCAATACGGGCTCCGGCGCGACGCCCTACCAGTTGATCGTCACCGCCAACGACACCGGCACGGGCACCACCGGCGGCACCGTCCGCCTGGCGGCCATCGACAACGCCGACGGCACCCCCACCACGGTGGATTCCTCCATCGCGGGCCTGGACGGCGGCGCCTTGACGGGCACCTTCGCCGCGCCGACGGGCCTGTCGGGCGGGCTCCAGTCCTCGGGCGCCGGCGTGGCGCAGGACGCGGTGTTCTCCGTGAACGGCGTCCAGATGACGCGGAAGACCAACGTCGTGAAGGACGCGGTCGACGGCGTCACGTTCACCCTGAAAAAGGGCGACACCACCAACGACACCACCCTTACCATCGCCCAGGACACGGGCGCGGCCACCACCGCCCTGCAAAGCCTGATCTCGCAGTACAACTCCCTGCTCAAGACCTACAAGGACGCGTCCACCCCGGTCAACGACGGCAGCGGCACCATCACCCACCAGCCCCTGGAAGGGGATTCCGTCGCCCGCAACATGATGAGCCAGCTCCGCTCGGCCCTCACCGGCGGGGCGAGCGGCCTGCCCAGCTCGGCGACCTACAAGTCCGGCGCGAACGTGGGCATCAAGACCAACGCCGACGGGACGCTGTCCCTGGACGCGACCACGTTCAAGAACGCCCTGGAGAACGATCCCAAGGCCGTGGCGCGGGTGTTCGGCATGTCCGGAACCTCCACCGCCGGGGGCGTGCAGTTCTCCTCGGGGACTTCCGCCACCGCCACCGGGGATATCGGATTCAACCTCACCTACGGCGCCGGCGGAGCGGTTTCGGGCTCCCTCACCTACCAGGGCACCACCTACTCCGGACTGACGGGCACCAACGGCACCCTCCAGGGCCTCGCCGGGACGCCCCTGGAAGGGCTGGTCCTGGGCGTGACCGCCTCCGGCAGCGGAACCCTCACCGTGTCCCGCGGAATCGGGCAGCAGCTCCAGGACGCCATCTCCAGCCTGACGTCCTACTCCGGCGTCCTGCAGCAGACCCAGGCCAGCATCGATTCCCAGAACAAGGCCCTGACCTCGCGCATCGACCAGCAGCAGGCCCTCCTCGACAAGCGCAAGACCACCCTCAAGGCCCAGTTCGACGCCATGGAGAGCACCCTCGCCCAGCTTCGGACCGCCAGCAGCGGGCTGACCGGCCTCTCCTGA
- a CDS encoding flagellin, with translation MPSILNNVAALQSTRQLGITASGMKATIERLTTGKRINHASDDAAGLATATTLDADSRIASETRKTNNNTYYAASAEDGYMEEATNLVQRAVELAAGGNGSSAEFTQVASLAAAAFSNASAYTGGQTISTISDAATAKTALSDISSARSNIAATMAQAQSDANLNGIKVENYTAQKSNIMDADIGSEVVNLTKWQILSQAGTSALGQANQASQYVLSLLR, from the coding sequence ATGCCTTCCATTCTTAATAACGTTGCGGCCCTTCAGTCTACCCGTCAGCTGGGTATCACGGCTTCCGGCATGAAGGCGACCATCGAGCGCCTCACCACCGGCAAGCGGATCAACCACGCTTCGGACGACGCGGCCGGCCTCGCCACCGCCACCACCCTGGACGCGGATTCCCGCATCGCTTCCGAGACCCGCAAGACCAACAACAACACCTACTATGCGGCCTCCGCCGAGGACGGCTACATGGAAGAGGCCACCAACCTCGTGCAGCGCGCGGTGGAACTGGCCGCGGGCGGCAACGGCAGCAGCGCTGAGTTCACGCAGGTCGCCAGCTTGGCCGCCGCCGCGTTCAGCAATGCCAGCGCCTACACCGGCGGGCAGACGATCTCCACCATCTCCGACGCCGCCACCGCCAAGACCGCGCTGAGCGACATCTCCTCGGCCCGCTCCAACATCGCCGCCACGATGGCTCAGGCCCAGTCCGACGCCAACCTGAACGGCATCAAGGTGGAGAACTACACGGCCCAGAAGAGCAACATCATGGACGCCGACATCGGTTCCGAAGTGGTGAACCTGACCAAGTGGCAGATCCTCAGCCAGGCGGGCACCAGCGCCCTCGGCCAGGCCAACCAGGCCAGCCAGTACGTCCTGTCCCTCCTCCGTTAA
- a CDS encoding flagellar protein FlaG: MADQVTSVGSVAAVATQAISSAPVSSPRPAPAPIPASSAAASGAAKDAPSSAQAVSKESLKAAARSVEDFVKQAPSDLKFMVDEGTGQYYFKIVDPNTQETIRQVPSEEILAMARRLQQLNDPKGATGVIVDAQG, encoded by the coding sequence ATGGCTGATCAAGTCACATCCGTGGGCAGTGTGGCGGCCGTTGCGACCCAGGCAATTTCTTCTGCCCCGGTTTCGAGTCCGCGCCCGGCCCCAGCCCCCATTCCCGCCTCTTCCGCGGCCGCTTCCGGCGCCGCCAAGGACGCCCCCTCTTCCGCGCAAGCGGTCTCCAAGGAAAGCCTGAAGGCTGCCGCCCGGAGCGTGGAGGACTTCGTCAAGCAGGCGCCCTCCGACCTCAAGTTCATGGTGGACGAGGGCACGGGGCAGTACTACTTCAAGATCGTGGATCCCAATACCCAGGAGACGATTCGACAAGTGCCCTCCGAAGAGATTTTGGCCATGGCCCGGCGCTTGCAACAGCTCAACGACCCCAAGGGGGCGACAGGCGTCATCGTGGACGCCCAAGGCTAG